A region of Geobacillus sp. 46C-IIa DNA encodes the following proteins:
- the purH gene encoding bifunctional phosphoribosylaminoimidazolecarboxamide formyltransferase/IMP cyclohydrolase, translating into MAVKRALISVSNKEGIIPFAKQLAELGVEIISTGGTKRALEEAGVPVISISDVTGFPEILDGRVKTLHPAIHGGILAVRGDERHQAALAEHGIRPIDLVVVNLYPFQQTIAKPDVMLAEAIENIDIGGPTMVRAAAKNYADVAIVVDPADYRAVIEELKTNGSIQVETRQKLAAKAFRHTAAYDAMIAEYLTNLTGEEYPESLTVTYTKKQSLRYGENPHQSAAFYAKPLGAAFSIAQAKQLHGKGLSYNNINDANAAIHLIREFQEPAVAAIKHMNPCGVGVGATLLEAFMKAYEADPVSIFGGIIAVNREVDKETAERMHDIFLEIVIAPSFSDEALAILTQKKNIRLLTLDFAAADVKEKTLVSVSGGLLVQDADTYTLEDAEWNVVTKREPTEEEREQLRFAWNVVKHVKSNAIVLAKNGMTVGVGAGQMNRVGAAKIAIEQAGEQAAGAVLASDAFFPMDDTVEAAAKAGITAIIQPGGSIRDADSIRKADEYGIAMVFTGVRHFKH; encoded by the coding sequence ATGGCAGTCAAACGAGCATTAATCAGCGTGTCTAATAAAGAGGGGATCATTCCGTTTGCCAAACAGCTCGCCGAACTCGGCGTCGAAATCATTTCGACAGGCGGGACGAAACGGGCGCTTGAGGAGGCTGGTGTCCCGGTCATCTCGATTTCCGATGTCACCGGGTTTCCGGAAATTTTAGACGGGCGCGTCAAAACGCTGCACCCGGCCATTCACGGCGGCATTTTGGCGGTGCGCGGCGATGAGCGCCATCAGGCGGCGCTAGCGGAGCATGGCATCCGTCCGATCGATTTGGTCGTCGTCAACTTGTACCCGTTCCAGCAGACGATCGCGAAACCGGACGTGATGCTGGCGGAGGCGATTGAAAATATCGATATCGGCGGTCCGACGATGGTGCGCGCGGCAGCGAAAAACTATGCCGATGTCGCCATCGTCGTCGATCCAGCCGATTACCGAGCGGTGATCGAGGAGCTGAAAACAAACGGATCGATTCAAGTGGAAACGCGGCAAAAATTGGCGGCGAAAGCATTCCGTCACACGGCGGCGTATGATGCGATGATCGCCGAGTATTTGACGAACCTTACCGGGGAGGAGTACCCGGAATCGCTCACCGTCACCTATACGAAAAAACAATCGTTGCGCTATGGCGAAAATCCGCATCAATCAGCGGCGTTTTACGCCAAACCGCTCGGTGCGGCTTTCTCGATTGCGCAAGCGAAACAGCTGCACGGAAAAGGACTATCGTATAACAACATTAACGATGCCAATGCGGCCATCCACCTTATCCGCGAGTTTCAGGAGCCGGCCGTGGCGGCGATCAAACATATGAACCCATGCGGCGTCGGTGTCGGCGCGACGCTTCTTGAGGCGTTTATGAAAGCGTACGAGGCTGACCCGGTGTCCATTTTTGGCGGCATTATCGCGGTGAATCGGGAAGTGGACAAAGAAACGGCAGAGCGGATGCATGATATCTTTTTGGAAATCGTCATCGCTCCGTCGTTTAGCGACGAGGCGCTCGCCATTTTAACGCAAAAGAAAAATATCCGTCTGTTGACGCTTGACTTCGCGGCGGCAGACGTCAAGGAAAAAACGCTCGTTTCGGTCAGTGGCGGCTTGCTCGTCCAAGATGCTGATACGTATACGCTTGAGGACGCCGAATGGAACGTCGTCACGAAGCGCGAGCCGACCGAAGAAGAGCGCGAACAGCTTCGTTTTGCATGGAACGTTGTGAAGCATGTCAAATCAAACGCCATTGTGCTCGCGAAAAACGGCATGACCGTTGGCGTTGGCGCTGGGCAAATGAACCGCGTCGGCGCAGCAAAAATTGCGATTGAACAAGCAGGAGAGCAGGCGGCAGGCGCGGTGCTTGCATCCGACGCCTTTTTCCCGATGGACGACACCGTTGAAGCGGCGGCAAAAGCCGGCATTACGGCCATCATCCAGCCGGGCGGCTCGATTCGTGACGCCGATTCGATCCGCAAAGCGGATGAGTACGGCATTGCCATGGTGTTTACCGGCGTGCGCCATTTCAAACATTAA
- the purN gene encoding phosphoribosylglycinamide formyltransferase, which yields MKRLAVFASGSGTNFQALVDAAKRGELPADIALLVCDRPGAKVIERAGRENVPAFVFSPQDYPSKAAFESEILRKLKERQVEWIALAGYMRLIGPTLLSAYEGKIVNIHPSLLPAFPGKDAIGQAYRAGVSETGVTVHYVDEGMDTGPVIAQRAVSIVPGEPIEALEARIHAVEHELYPAVLRMLLGEAEQQEERIENDGSQTSINQRV from the coding sequence ATGAAGCGGTTGGCCGTGTTTGCTTCCGGAAGCGGAACGAATTTTCAGGCGCTCGTCGATGCGGCGAAGCGCGGCGAGCTGCCGGCTGACATCGCCCTCCTTGTCTGCGATCGGCCGGGCGCCAAGGTCATCGAACGAGCGGGGCGCGAAAACGTGCCGGCGTTCGTGTTTTCCCCGCAAGACTACCCGTCGAAAGCGGCGTTTGAGAGCGAGATTTTGCGTAAGTTAAAGGAACGGCAAGTTGAATGGATCGCGTTAGCTGGCTATATGCGCTTGATCGGGCCAACCTTGCTTTCCGCCTACGAAGGGAAAATCGTCAACATCCATCCGTCGCTGTTGCCGGCGTTTCCAGGCAAAGACGCCATCGGCCAGGCGTACCGGGCGGGCGTGTCGGAAACAGGTGTCACCGTACATTATGTTGATGAGGGGATGGATACCGGGCCGGTCATCGCTCAGCGCGCTGTTTCGATCGTGCCCGGAGAGCCGATCGAAGCGCTTGAGGCGCGCATTCATGCGGTCGAACATGAGTTATATCCGGCGGTATTGCGCATGCTGCTAGGGGAAGCGGAACAACAAGAAGAAAGGATCGAGAACGATGGCAGTCAAACGAGCATTAATCAGCGTGTCTAA
- the purM gene encoding phosphoribosylformylglycinamidine cyclo-ligase, with the protein MAKAYKQAGVDIEAGYQAVALMKQHVQKTMRPEVLGGIGGFGGLFDLSALGYRQPVLISGTDGVGTKLKLAFLLDRHDTIGIDCVAMCVNDIVVQGAEPLFFLDYIACGKAVPEKIAAIVKGVADGCVEAGCALIGGETAEMPGMYAEDEYDLAGFAVGIAEKERLVTGQTIQAGDVLIGLPSSGLHSNGYSLVRRIVFEQAKLSLDKIYEPLDVPLGEELLKPTRIYAKLLRSALERFTIKGMAHITGGGLIENVPRMLPEGLEARIQRGSWPVLPIFDFLRANGNLEEEEMVSVFNMGIGLVLAVSPETAAPLVKWLDEQGEPAYIIGEVAKGAGVSFTGGGKA; encoded by the coding sequence GTGGCAAAAGCATACAAACAAGCAGGGGTTGACATTGAGGCCGGTTATCAGGCGGTCGCCCTGATGAAACAGCACGTGCAAAAAACGATGCGTCCGGAAGTGTTGGGCGGAATTGGCGGGTTTGGCGGCTTGTTTGATTTATCGGCGCTTGGCTACCGCCAGCCGGTGCTCATCTCCGGCACGGATGGCGTCGGGACAAAGCTGAAATTGGCGTTTTTGCTTGACCGGCACGATACGATCGGCATCGACTGTGTGGCGATGTGTGTCAATGACATCGTTGTCCAGGGGGCGGAACCGCTCTTTTTCCTTGACTATATCGCCTGCGGCAAAGCGGTGCCGGAAAAAATCGCCGCCATCGTCAAGGGGGTGGCTGACGGCTGCGTCGAAGCTGGCTGCGCCTTGATCGGCGGGGAAACGGCGGAAATGCCGGGAATGTACGCGGAAGACGAGTACGATTTGGCTGGGTTTGCCGTCGGCATTGCCGAAAAAGAGCGATTGGTGACGGGGCAAACGATCCAGGCAGGCGATGTGTTGATTGGCCTTCCGTCAAGCGGCCTGCATAGCAACGGCTACTCGCTCGTGCGCCGCATCGTGTTTGAACAAGCGAAGCTGTCGCTTGATAAAATTTACGAGCCGCTTGATGTTCCGCTCGGTGAGGAGCTGCTGAAGCCGACACGCATTTATGCGAAACTGTTGCGTTCGGCGCTTGAACGGTTTACGATCAAAGGGATGGCGCATATTACTGGCGGCGGGTTGATCGAAAATGTTCCGCGCATGCTGCCGGAAGGGCTTGAAGCCCGCATTCAACGCGGTTCGTGGCCGGTGCTGCCGATTTTTGACTTCTTGCGCGCCAACGGCAACCTTGAAGAAGAAGAGATGGTTTCCGTGTTTAATATGGGCATTGGCCTTGTGCTCGCCGTCAGCCCGGAAACGGCAGCGCCGCTTGTGAAATGGTTGGACGAACAAGGAGAGCCAGCCTACATCATTGGCGAAGTGGCAAAAGGAGCGGGCGTGTCGTTTACCGGAGGGGGCAAAGCATGA
- the purF gene encoding amidophosphoribosyltransferase has protein sequence MLAEIKGLNEECGIFGIWGHEDAARLTYYGLHSLQHRGQEGAGIVVAGGGNLSGHKGLGLVTEVFQSGTLDALCGSAAIGHVRYSTAGGGGYENVQPLLFRSQTGAMALAHNGNLTNAIELKLVLEAQGSIFQTTSDTEVLAHLIRRSQAPTFVGQMKEALSQIEGAFAFLLLTETALYAALDPHGFRPLSLGRLGSAYVVASETCAFDVIGATYEREVAPGELLIISGEGVRSERFAPEQPRSICSMEYIYFARPDSHVDGINIHTARKNLGKRLALEAPAEADIVTGVPDSSISVAIGYAEATGIPYELGLIKNRYVGRTFIQPSQALREQGVKMKLSPVRGVVAGKRVVMVDDSIVRGTTSRRIVAMLREAGAVEVHVRISAPPITHPCFYGIDTSSKEELIAAKHTVEDIRRLIGADSLAFLSQEGLLAAIGRPEGVPQRGQCLACFTGQYPTRVSQIARPCMTVK, from the coding sequence ATGCTTGCTGAAATCAAAGGATTGAACGAGGAGTGCGGCATTTTCGGCATTTGGGGGCACGAGGACGCCGCCAGGCTCACGTATTATGGGCTCCACAGCCTGCAGCACCGCGGCCAAGAAGGAGCCGGCATCGTGGTGGCGGGCGGCGGAAACTTGTCCGGCCATAAAGGACTTGGCTTGGTGACGGAAGTGTTTCAAAGCGGCACGCTCGATGCGCTTTGCGGATCGGCGGCGATCGGCCATGTCCGCTATTCGACGGCGGGCGGGGGCGGCTATGAGAATGTCCAGCCGCTGTTGTTCCGCTCGCAGACCGGCGCGATGGCGCTCGCCCATAACGGCAACTTGACGAACGCCATCGAGCTGAAGCTTGTGCTCGAAGCACAAGGGAGCATTTTTCAGACAACATCGGATACGGAAGTGCTCGCCCACCTCATCCGCCGCAGTCAAGCGCCGACGTTTGTCGGACAAATGAAAGAAGCGCTCAGCCAGATTGAAGGAGCGTTTGCGTTTTTGCTGCTGACGGAAACGGCGCTGTATGCGGCGCTCGACCCGCACGGGTTTCGGCCGCTGTCGCTCGGCCGGCTCGGCTCGGCATATGTTGTCGCCTCGGAAACGTGCGCGTTTGATGTCATCGGGGCGACGTACGAGCGGGAAGTGGCGCCTGGGGAACTGCTCATTATCAGCGGCGAAGGGGTGCGTTCGGAACGGTTCGCTCCGGAGCAGCCGCGATCCATTTGCAGCATGGAATACATTTATTTTGCCCGCCCGGACAGCCATGTCGATGGCATCAACATTCACACGGCGCGGAAAAATTTAGGGAAGCGGTTGGCGCTCGAGGCGCCGGCCGAAGCCGATATTGTCACCGGTGTGCCGGACTCAAGCATTTCGGTTGCCATCGGCTATGCTGAAGCGACCGGCATTCCGTACGAATTAGGGCTTATTAAAAACCGATATGTCGGGCGGACGTTTATTCAGCCGTCACAAGCGTTGCGTGAACAAGGGGTCAAAATGAAGCTGTCGCCGGTGCGCGGCGTGGTTGCCGGCAAACGGGTCGTGATGGTTGACGATTCGATCGTGCGCGGGACGACGAGCCGCCGCATTGTCGCGATGCTCCGTGAAGCCGGGGCGGTTGAAGTGCATGTGCGCATCAGTGCGCCGCCGATCACCCACCCTTGCTTTTACGGCATTGATACGTCGTCAAAGGAAGAACTGATTGCAGCGAAACATACGGTCGAAGACATCCGCCGCTTAATCGGCGCCGATTCGTTGGCGTTTCTTAGCCAAGAAGGGCTGCTGGCGGCGATCGGACGCCCGGAAGGTGTGCCGCAGCGCGGACAATGTTTGGCCTGTTTTACCGGCCAATACCCAACCCGGGTCAGCCAAATCGCCCGGCCGTGCATGACAGTCAAATGA
- the purL gene encoding phosphoribosylformylglycinamidine synthase subunit PurL, giving the protein MSLLLEPSAAMIKEQKLYREMGLTDEEFARIEAILGRLPNYTETGIFSVMWSEHCSYKNSKPVLKKFPTDGPHVLQGPGEGAGIVDIGDGLAVAFKIESHNHPSAIEPYQGAATGVGGIIRDVFSMGARPIALLNSLRFGELTSPRVKYLFEHVVAGIAGYGNCIGIPTVGGEVQFDPAYEGNPLVNAMCVGIIRHEDIQRGVATGVGNTVMYVGAKTGRDGIHGATFASEELSEQSEAKRPAVQVGDPFMEKLLLEACLEAVKSDALVGIQDMGAAGLTSSSAEMASKGGFGIEMNLDLVPQREAGMTPYEMMLSESQERMLLVVEQGREEEIAAIFAKYGLEAKAIGKVTDDKMLRLFFQGEVAAEIPVDALAKDAPVYHKPSAEPDYYREFQAMPPYIPQIDDYGRTLLGLLAQPTIASKEWVYDQYDYMVRTNTVVAPGSDAAVVRIRGTNKALALTTDCNSRYLYLDPEMGGKIAVAEAARNVVCSGAKPLAITDCLNFGSPEKPDIFWQLEKAVDGMSEACRALGTPVVSGNVSLYNETNGEAVYPTPVVGMVGLIDDLSHVTTQPFKQAGDLIYVIGEAKPEFGGSELQKWLEGRIFGKAPALDLTVEASRQHQLLTAIRAGVVASAHDIAEGGLAVALAECVIGASGLGANVTINGDLVSELFSETQSRFVVSVKKEHQEAFEQLVEAKQIGEVTNDGILTVNGEHGETVIRLSVDDMRNVWKGAIPCLLKSKD; this is encoded by the coding sequence ATGTCGTTACTGCTTGAGCCGAGCGCGGCGATGATTAAAGAACAAAAATTGTATCGTGAAATGGGATTGACGGACGAGGAGTTTGCCCGCATTGAAGCGATTTTGGGCCGACTGCCGAACTACACGGAAACGGGCATTTTTTCCGTTATGTGGTCAGAGCATTGCAGCTACAAAAATTCCAAACCTGTGCTGAAAAAATTCCCGACCGATGGCCCGCACGTGCTGCAAGGGCCGGGCGAAGGCGCGGGAATTGTCGATATCGGCGACGGGCTGGCGGTGGCGTTTAAAATCGAAAGCCATAACCATCCGTCAGCGATCGAGCCATATCAAGGGGCGGCGACCGGGGTCGGCGGCATTATCCGTGACGTCTTTTCGATGGGAGCGCGGCCGATTGCGCTGCTTAACTCGCTTCGATTTGGCGAATTGACGTCACCGCGCGTCAAATATTTATTTGAACACGTCGTCGCCGGCATCGCCGGGTACGGCAACTGCATCGGCATTCCGACCGTCGGCGGTGAAGTGCAGTTTGACCCGGCGTATGAAGGCAATCCGTTAGTTAATGCCATGTGCGTCGGCATCATCCGCCATGAAGATATTCAACGCGGTGTGGCGACTGGGGTCGGCAATACGGTCATGTATGTCGGGGCGAAAACGGGACGCGACGGCATCCACGGGGCGACGTTTGCCTCTGAGGAATTAAGCGAGCAATCGGAAGCGAAGCGTCCGGCCGTGCAAGTCGGCGACCCGTTTATGGAAAAACTGTTGCTGGAAGCGTGTCTAGAAGCAGTCAAGTCCGATGCATTAGTCGGCATTCAAGATATGGGCGCCGCTGGGCTTACGAGTTCCTCGGCTGAGATGGCGAGCAAAGGCGGCTTCGGGATCGAAATGAATTTAGATCTTGTTCCGCAGCGCGAGGCGGGTATGACGCCATACGAAATGATGTTGTCTGAATCACAGGAGCGGATGTTGCTTGTTGTTGAGCAAGGGCGGGAAGAGGAAATCGCTGCGATTTTTGCGAAATACGGTTTGGAGGCAAAAGCGATCGGGAAAGTGACCGACGATAAAATGCTCCGCCTGTTTTTCCAGGGCGAAGTGGCGGCAGAAATTCCGGTTGATGCGTTGGCGAAAGACGCACCGGTATATCATAAACCATCGGCAGAGCCGGATTATTACCGCGAATTTCAAGCGATGCCGCCGTATATTCCGCAAATTGATGATTACGGCCGGACACTGCTTGGGCTGTTGGCGCAGCCGACGATCGCCAGCAAGGAATGGGTGTATGACCAGTACGACTACATGGTGCGGACGAACACGGTCGTCGCCCCGGGATCGGACGCGGCCGTCGTGCGCATTCGTGGCACGAATAAGGCGCTCGCGCTCACAACAGACTGCAACTCGCGCTATTTGTACCTAGATCCCGAAATGGGCGGAAAAATTGCCGTTGCCGAGGCGGCGCGCAACGTCGTTTGCTCTGGGGCGAAACCGCTCGCCATTACCGACTGCCTCAACTTCGGCAGCCCGGAAAAGCCGGACATTTTTTGGCAGCTTGAAAAAGCGGTTGACGGGATGAGTGAAGCGTGCCGAGCGCTCGGAACGCCGGTCGTGAGCGGCAACGTCTCGCTTTATAATGAAACGAATGGTGAAGCGGTCTATCCGACGCCGGTCGTCGGGATGGTCGGGCTCATTGACGATCTTTCCCATGTGACGACCCAGCCGTTTAAGCAAGCAGGCGACTTGATTTATGTGATCGGCGAGGCGAAACCGGAGTTTGGCGGCAGCGAGTTGCAAAAATGGTTAGAGGGCCGCATTTTTGGAAAAGCGCCGGCACTCGATTTGACGGTCGAAGCAAGCCGCCAGCATCAGCTGTTGACCGCGATTCGCGCCGGGGTCGTGGCGTCAGCGCATGACATCGCTGAAGGTGGATTGGCGGTTGCGCTTGCCGAGTGTGTCATCGGCGCTTCCGGGCTTGGTGCAAATGTGACGATCAATGGCGATCTAGTGAGCGAGCTGTTCAGCGAAACGCAGTCGCGCTTTGTTGTCTCGGTGAAAAAAGAACATCAAGAAGCATTTGAGCAGCTCGTAGAAGCGAAACAGATCGGTGAAGTGACGAACGACGGCATACTGACAGTGAACGGGGAACATGGGGAAACGGTCATTCGCCTTTCGGTCGACGACATGCGAAACGTCTGGAAAGGGGCTATTCCATGCTTGCTGAAATCAAAGGATTGA
- the purQ gene encoding phosphoribosylformylglycinamidine synthase subunit PurQ, which produces MKFAVIVFPGSNCDVDMYHAIADELGEEVEYVWHDEDNLDHFDAILLPGGFSYGDYLRSGAIARFSKVMAAVKQAAEAGKPVLGVCNGFQILLEAGLLPGAMRRNQGLKFICRPVQLVVENNETMFTSAYNKGEVITIPIAHGEGNYYCDEQTLQRLVENRQIVFRYHGENPNGSLADIAGIVNERGNVLGMMPHPERAVDALLGSADGLKLFRSIVNYWRETHVVTA; this is translated from the coding sequence ATGAAGTTTGCCGTCATTGTCTTTCCGGGATCGAACTGTGATGTCGATATGTATCATGCGATCGCCGATGAACTTGGCGAAGAGGTCGAATACGTTTGGCATGACGAGGACAATCTCGACCATTTTGACGCCATTTTGCTTCCGGGCGGCTTTTCGTACGGTGATTACTTGCGTTCCGGAGCGATCGCCCGTTTCTCCAAGGTGATGGCTGCCGTGAAACAAGCCGCCGAAGCGGGAAAACCGGTGCTTGGGGTGTGCAACGGGTTTCAAATTTTGCTCGAAGCCGGCTTGCTTCCTGGGGCGATGCGCCGCAATCAAGGGTTAAAATTCATTTGCCGACCGGTGCAGCTTGTCGTGGAAAACAATGAAACGATGTTTACCTCTGCCTATAACAAGGGCGAAGTGATCACCATTCCGATCGCCCATGGTGAAGGAAACTATTATTGCGACGAACAAACGCTCCAGCGCCTTGTCGAAAACCGGCAAATCGTCTTCCGCTACCATGGGGAAAACCCGAACGGGAGCTTGGCGGATATCGCCGGCATTGTCAACGAGCGCGGCAATGTGCTCGGCATGATGCCGCATCCGGAGCGGGCGGTCGACGCTTTGCTCGGCAGCGCGGACGGACTGAAACTATTCCGATCGATCGTCAATTATTGGAGGGAGACGCATGTCGTTACTGCTTGA
- the purS gene encoding phosphoribosylformylglycinamidine synthase subunit PurS: MYKVKVYVTLRESVLDPQGTAVKGALHSLSYTEVKDVRIGKFMELVIDDSDRDIDELVREMCEKLLSNPVIEDYRYEIEEAVAR, encoded by the coding sequence ATGTATAAAGTAAAAGTGTATGTCACGTTGCGTGAGAGTGTGTTGGATCCACAAGGGACAGCGGTGAAGGGGGCGCTGCACAGCTTATCGTATACGGAAGTGAAAGACGTCAGAATCGGCAAGTTTATGGAGCTTGTCATTGACGATAGCGATCGCGATATCGATGAACTCGTTCGCGAGATGTGTGAAAAATTGCTGTCTAATCCAGTCATTGAAGACTATCGCTATGAAATCGAGGAGGCCGTCGCCCGATGA
- the purC gene encoding phosphoribosylaminoimidazolesuccinocarboxamide synthase, which translates to MPTKQQLLYEGKAKKIYATDETDVLWVEYKDSATAFNGEKKATIAGKGRLNNEISSLLFAKLQEAGVANHFIEKLSPTEQLVRRVTIIPLEVVVRNVVAGSLAKRLGLAEGTPLEAPLVEFYYKNDDLGDPLLVEDHIAILKLASREEVAWLKSEALKVNDVLRAHFAERKVRLIDFKLEFGRTADGAILLADEVSPDTCRLWDAETNEKLDKDVFRRDLGSLTEAYEVILHRLGGESACIK; encoded by the coding sequence ATGCCGACAAAACAGCAGTTGTTGTATGAAGGGAAAGCGAAAAAAATTTATGCGACGGATGAAACGGATGTCCTTTGGGTGGAGTACAAAGACAGCGCCACGGCGTTTAACGGCGAGAAAAAGGCGACGATCGCCGGCAAAGGGCGGCTCAATAACGAGATTTCCAGTTTATTGTTTGCGAAATTGCAAGAAGCAGGCGTTGCCAATCATTTTATTGAAAAGCTGTCGCCAACGGAACAATTGGTCCGACGGGTGACCATCATCCCGCTTGAAGTCGTCGTCCGCAACGTCGTAGCCGGGAGTTTGGCGAAGCGTCTCGGCTTGGCGGAAGGGACACCGCTTGAAGCCCCACTTGTCGAGTTTTACTACAAAAACGATGACCTTGGCGATCCGCTGCTCGTCGAAGATCACATTGCGATTTTGAAGCTCGCCAGCCGTGAGGAGGTCGCCTGGCTGAAAAGCGAAGCGCTGAAAGTGAACGACGTGTTGCGCGCCCATTTTGCCGAGCGAAAAGTGAGATTAATTGATTTTAAGCTTGAGTTTGGCCGCACGGCGGACGGCGCTATCCTCTTAGCGGATGAGGTGTCACCGGATACGTGCCGGCTTTGGGACGCCGAGACGAATGAGAAATTGGATAAGGACGTATTTCGCCGTGATCTTGGCAGTTTAACAGAGGCGTATGAGGTCATTTTACATCGGTTAGGGGGAGAATCGGCATGTATAAAGTAA
- the purB gene encoding adenylosuccinate lyase: MIERYTRPEMGAIWTEENRFQAWLEVELLACEAWAELGVIPKEDVRRLREHASFDIHRIKEIEEETRHDVVAFTRAVSETLGEERKWVHYGLTSTDVVDTALGYLLKQANAILRRDLETFIQVLKEKAREHKYTVMMGRTHGVHAEPTTFGLKLALWYAEMERNLERFEQAAKMVEVGKISGAVGTYANIDPFVEQYVCEKLGLTPAPISTQTLQRDRHAYYMATLALIATSIEKFAVEIRGLQKSEVREVEEFFSKGQKGSSAMPHKRNPIGSENMTGMARVIRGYMVTAYENVPLWHERDISHSSAERIILPDATIALNYMLNRFANIVKNLLVYPENMKKNMERTFGLIYSQRVLLALIDKGMTREEAYDLVQPKAMEAWERQVPFRSLLEADERITNRLTKEELDDCFDYRHHLKHVDTIFARLGLE, from the coding sequence ATGATTGAACGCTACACAAGACCGGAAATGGGAGCCATTTGGACCGAGGAAAACCGCTTTCAGGCATGGCTTGAGGTGGAATTGCTTGCGTGCGAGGCGTGGGCCGAGCTTGGCGTCATCCCGAAAGAAGATGTCCGCCGCCTGCGGGAACACGCGTCATTTGACATCCACCGCATTAAAGAAATCGAGGAAGAAACGCGTCATGATGTCGTCGCGTTCACCCGCGCCGTTTCCGAGACGCTTGGCGAGGAGCGGAAATGGGTGCACTACGGGCTGACATCGACGGACGTCGTCGATACGGCGCTCGGCTATTTGTTAAAGCAGGCGAACGCCATTTTGCGGCGCGATTTGGAAACTTTTATTCAAGTGCTGAAAGAAAAAGCGCGCGAACATAAATATACGGTCATGATGGGGCGCACGCACGGCGTTCACGCGGAACCGACGACGTTCGGGCTGAAACTGGCGCTTTGGTATGCGGAAATGGAGCGGAATTTAGAGCGGTTTGAGCAGGCGGCGAAGATGGTCGAGGTCGGGAAAATTTCTGGCGCGGTCGGGACGTATGCCAACATCGACCCATTTGTCGAGCAATATGTGTGCGAGAAGCTCGGGTTAACGCCGGCGCCGATTTCGACACAAACGCTTCAGCGCGACCGCCACGCTTACTACATGGCGACGCTCGCGCTCATCGCGACATCGATTGAAAAATTTGCCGTCGAGATTCGCGGCTTGCAAAAAAGCGAAGTGCGCGAAGTCGAGGAATTTTTCTCCAAAGGGCAAAAAGGTTCATCAGCGATGCCGCATAAGCGCAATCCGATCGGTTCGGAAAATATGACCGGCATGGCGCGCGTCATTCGCGGGTATATGGTGACGGCGTATGAAAATGTGCCGCTTTGGCATGAGCGCGACATTTCCCATTCGTCGGCCGAGCGCATCATTTTGCCGGATGCGACGATCGCGTTGAACTATATGTTGAACCGGTTCGCTAACATTGTGAAAAACCTGCTTGTGTATCCGGAAAATATGAAGAAAAATATGGAGCGCACGTTCGGGCTCATTTACTCGCAGCGCGTCTTGCTCGCCTTGATTGACAAAGGGATGACGCGCGAGGAAGCGTACGATTTAGTGCAGCCGAAAGCGATGGAAGCGTGGGAGAGACAAGTGCCGTTCCGCTCGCTTCTCGAAGCGGATGAGCGGATTACGAACCGGTTGACGAAGGAAGAGCTCGACGATTGCTTTGATTACCGCCACCATTTGAAACACGTCGATACGATTTTTGCCCGCTTAGGATTAGAGTAA